In Trichlorobacter lovleyi, the DNA window CATCACGTGGGAAAAATCAACCAACGCAATGGTGTACCAGCCGATCTGAGGCATGTAGGAAACTGCTGCAAACGATTGGCGCCCATTAATCCTGATTGGAAAGGCTGACACCTTTTTTTGGGGATGACTGGCAAGGCTCTCCAGCTCCTGTTTCAACTGTTCTGCCTCTGCAGAGAGTTCAAGTTGCTGGAAGATCGTGACCCTTTTGTCATAATCCTGTTCCAGGGCATTGCGTTCAACCAGCGCCTTGTCGTGATGGGCCTGAATAATGCCGCGACGATCAATCAGGATTGCCGCAGTCCCCGGCTCATCGGTCAGTACGATCTCTTGCAGGAACTCGGTCAGGTCAATGCCGGTACCGCCAATGCCGATCTTAGTGCCCTTGTTGTCACGGATAATGGCATTAATCCAGACCTTGGTTTGATGAATCAGGGCGTCATAATTCAGATGGACCTCAAAGGTATCCACCCTGCGCAACGTATCAAAAAACCAGGAGTCTGAAGGATTATCACGACTGAGCTGACTGCTTTTGGGCTGTTCCGGCGGCGTGGAGCGGTCTGCAGTGTAATAGCTTGCGTCTGCGGCCCGGGCAATGAAATAGCTCTTGTTACGAAAAAAACGGCGATAACTTTCCAACTGATGCAAAGCAGCCTTTTTTACGGCAGGGCTCTGGCCCGGAGCAACCCAGGCCCTGATCAGATCATCATCAACCAGCTTGAGCGATAGTGCCACCTCGCGGTCAATGATTGAAAGGATCTTGTTTTTATCATGCAGGGCCTTACTGGTGGCAGACTGCAAGGCAAACGCAGTGATAATACGGGAGGTCACCCCGGAAAAAAAAGAGAAGACCGCAACTGCGGCAATCAGAAAAACTGCCGAAGTAATCAGGATAAATTTTGTTCTGAGCGTCAGTTGCTGCATATCCGCACGTTGTTGCCCCGGTTGGTCAGTACTGTTGTTCCAGGCTCCAGATCAGCTGTTGTGCCAGTTTGCGGCTGGCAGCGGTCAAAGCGGCATCCTCATTGCTGCGCTGCAACTCAATGGTGGCAGCCACCGGATAGTCCTGCCAGGCCGAGAGGGTTCCACGCCAGAGCGGAGTACTCTCTTTGGCAGCACCACGTTGACGCACGGTAATATCAGCCGTAATGGTCAGACGGTATTCCCGGGCCTTGTCAGCTGCTGAGTAACTGACCACACCGGCGCTATAACCGGTCAGAGTACCCTCCAGAATCAGATCGGCCTGTTCCGCGCTTGCAGCGGGCAGGATAGTGCGCTGTTCGGCAAACTGATCAAAGACAGCCCTTTTCAGGGCAACCGATCCATTGGCACAGGACGTAGAATTCTTAAAAAACGGCACCCAGACCCGCTGTCCGGCCGGCAGTCTGGTGCCGCTGTCTGCGGTAAAATGGTAGCCGCAACCTGCTGCCGACAATACCAGCAGCAGGAGCATCAAGGCCTTACCCAGCTTCAACCTAGCCGACAACGATGTTCACCAGCTTTCCTGGCACATAGATCACCTTGCGGATCTGCATGCCGTCAGTAAAGACCTTGACCTTGTCATCAGCAAGGGCCAGCTGCTTGATCGCCTCCTCATCAATGCCGACTGCCACCGAGAGCTTGGAACGCAGCTTGCCGTTGACCTGCACCACCACCAGCAGTTCTTCATCCACCACCGCCTCACTGTCCCAGGCAGGCCAGACGGTTGCCGAGAGGGGCGTGGCATGGCCAAGCGACTGCCAGAGTTCCTCGGTGATATGGGGGACAAACGGAGCCAGCATGGTCACCACCAGTTCCAGTGCCTCTTTCATGACCGCAGCGGCCTGTGGTGTTGCAAGACGGGCCCCCTGCAGGGTGTTCATCAGCTCCATCACCGCGGCAATGGCGGTGTTGAAGTGGAAACGTTCATCAATATCCTCGGTGACCTTCTTGAGGGTCTTATGGACGGCGCGACGCAGGCTGCGTTCCTCATCGGTCAGCGCTGCAGGGTCAAGGGCAGGAGCAGACAACACCGTCTCGATGTTCTCATGAACCAGTTTCCAGACGCGGTTCAGGAAGCGGTAACAGCCGTCAACCCCCTGCTCGTTCCAATCCAGATCTTTTTCAGGCGGTGCCGCAAACAGCGAGAACAGGCGGGCCGTGTCAGCGCCGTAGCGTTTGATCAGGGCATCCGGGTCAACCACGTTGCCCTTGGATTTGCTCATCTTGGCGCCATCCTTGATCACCATCCCCTGGGTCAGCAGATTGGTGAACGGCTCATCCACATCCACGTAGCCAAGATCGCGCATGACCTTGGTAAAGAAGCGGGCATAGAGCAGGTGCAGCACCGCATGTTCGATGCCGCCGATATACTGGTCAACCGACATCCAGTACTGGGCGCGGGCCTTGTCCAGCATGCCCCCTTCAAAATCCGGGCAGCAGTAGCGCAGAAAATACCAGGAAGACTCTACAAAGGTGTCCATGGTATCGGTTTCACGGCGGGCCGGCTTGCCGCAGAGCGGGCAATCCACCTTGGTAAAGCTTTCCAGGGTCGCCAATGGCGAGCCGCCTTCCCCGGTAAACTGCACATCATGGGGCAGCACCACCGGCAGATCCTTGTCCGGTACCGGCACTGCGCCACAACAGTCGCAATAGATGATCGGAATCGGAGAACCCCAGTATCTCTGACGGGATACCCCCCAATCCCGCAAGCGGAAGTTCACGGTTTTCTTACCCTTGCCCTGCTGCTCCAGCCAGGCGGCAATGGCCTCCTTGGCACTGTCGCTCTTCTGGCCGTCAAACTGGCCCGAATTGGTCATGACACCGACGTCAGTAAAGGCTGCCGTCATCCTGGCCGGGTCAAGCTGTTCAGCTTCAGGCTGGATCACCACCACCAACGGCAGCTCATACTTTTGGGCAAACTCAAAGTCACGCTGATCATGGGTCGGCACCGCCATGACCGCACCGGTGCCGTACTCCACCAGCACGAAATTGGCCAGATAGATCGGCATCTTGCAACCGGTAGCCGGGTTAATGCAGTAGGAACCGGTAAAGACGCCTTCCTTTTCCAGGTCATCAGCTGTGCGGGCAATCCGGTCGGTCTTTTTGACCTTGTCAATGAAGGCCTCAATCTCAGCACGACGATCAGCCGTGGTCAACTCCAGTGCCTTGGGGTGCTCGGGGGCCAGCGACATGAAGGTGGCACCAAACAGGGTGTCGGGCCGGGTGGTAAAGACCCTGATCTCCCCTTCCCGGCCATCCAGCTGAAAGTCGATCTCACAACCGATACTCTTGCCGATCCAGTTGCGCTGCATGGTCAGCACCCGCTCAGGCCAGCCAGGCAGCTTGTTGGTAAACTCAAGCAGCTCCTCAGCATAATCGGTGATCTTGAAGAACCACTGCTCCAACTCCTTCTGCACCACCTCGGTATCACAACGCCAGCAACCACCGTCCTCCACCTGCTCGTTGGCCAGCACGGTTTCGCAGGAAGGGCACCAGTTCACAAAGGACTGTTTCTTGTACGCCAGCCCCCGCTTATACATCTCCAGGAACAGCTTCTGTTCCCAGCGGTAATAGCTGACATCGCAGGTGGCCAGTTCACGATCCCAATCATAGGAAAGCCCCATCTGCTTCAACTGATCCCGCATATAGGCCATGTTTTCATAGGTCCAGGCAGCCGGGTGACAGTTGTTCTTGATGGCGGCGTTCTCGGCAGGCATGCCAAAGGCATCCCACCCCATGGGATGCAGCACATTAAAACCGCGCATCCGCTTGAAACGGCCAACCACATCACCGATGGAATAGTTACGGACATGGCCCATATGGATACGGCCGGAGGGATAGGGAAACATCTCCAGCAGGTAATATTTCTTCCGGGAAGGATCCTCTGTTACCTTGAAGGTCTTCTGAGCCTCCCATTGTTGCTGCCATTTGGCCTCAACCTCGGCCGGTGTATACTTCTGATCTGCTGACATCGGTTACTCCTCTTCTCAAAGTATCAATTTCGGACTGCCAAATCCGCCACATGCAAGTATTGCCTGACTGATGCCCGGTAACGGCACGATGCGGTCAACGCATCCGGTTGCCACGGCCTCGCGGGGCATGCCGTAGACCACCGCACTGTCCTCTGATTCCGCCAGCACCTGGCCGCCCCGTTCCTTGACTGCAACCACCCCTTTGCTGCCGTCATTGCCCATACCGGTCAGTACCACCGCCAGCATCCGGCTGCCGTACAGCGGGGCGCAGGATGTAAACAGCACGTCAGCAGAGGGGACATAACGATCACTGGCTTCCGGCGGTTTTACCCTGGCGCGGATGCCGGCACCAACCTCTTCAAGCAGCAGATTACAGCCACCAGGGGCGATCAGTGCCAGACCCGGCTCAACCGGATCCCCATCATGGGCCTCACGTACCGTAAAGGGCGAGGTACGGTTCAGGCGGTCAGCAAAGGCCCGGGTAAATCCGTGGGGCATATGCTGGGCAACCACCACGGCAAAAGGGTAGCTTTGGTCAAAAGAACTGAAAATCGATTGCAGGGCCGGTGGTCCGCCGGTTGATGAGGCAATAGCCACCAGTTCAACGGCACGTTTGCCGGCAGACCGCAACGGTTTGCGCGGCTTATCCAGCTCCGGCAGCGGTGCTGTCTGGCGAGCCTTTTTACTGAGCAGGCTCACCATGATCTGCTTTACCTTCCACTTCAGATCCAGCTCAATGCTGTTCAGTTCGAGGGCATTACCCTGAATCGGCTTGGCCACAAAATCAAGCGCCCCCATTTCAAGGGCGCGAAAGACCTTGTCTGCGTCAGACAGGGCACTGATGACCAGTACCGGCAGACTGAAGCGGCTGGTCAGAATCCGCAGCAGGGTAAAACCGTCCATGCGCGGCATCTCCAGGTCAAGGGTCACCAGATCAGGCTTGAGTGAAATAACCTGGCGGATCCCCTCCTCGCCGTCCACCGCATAGCCGACCACCTCAACCCCGGGCATTCCCTCCAGCATCTTGCTGATACTGCGACGGCTATAGGCCGAATCATCCACCACCAGTACCCGGATCGGTTTCATCAGACACCTCCTGCTGGTGAGCTGACCGGTTTCTGGTACACCATGTCGTTCTTGAAGTGGCGCAGATTAAACAAGGTTGTGATATTCATCAGTGATTCAGAGTGCCCCAGCAGCAGGTAGCCGGAATCGCGCAGGACCTGATAGAACGACTCAACCACCTTCTTTTTGGCCGGTTGATCAAAATAAATGATGACATTGCGGCAAAAAATCAGGTCAAAGCTGCCCAGCATCTTCATCCTGGTACTGTCCAACAGGTTCAGGTGACTGATGGTAACCAGTTTTCTGACATTGTCCAGAACCCGGAAGCCCCCTTCGGGTTGCTGGGCAAAATACTTGTTTTTATAGTAGTCATCGGTTGAGCGGAATGCCGATGCTCCATAGATACCGCGGCGGGCATGCTGCAGCACACGCTGGCTGATATCAGTGCCGACAATCTCGATCGACCAGTCACGCAGGCAGTCCATCTCAAGCAGCAGCATGGCAATGGTATACGGTTCTTCACCGGTTGAGCAGCCGGCAGACCAGACCCGGATACGATGATTGTGCTCCCGTGCCCCTCTGGCAGCACAGATCTCCGGAACAATCTCATCGGAAAAGGCCTTGAGCTGGTATTCCTCACGAAAGAAATAGGTTTCGTTGGTGGTGAGCAGATCCATGATCTCTTCCAGTTCCTGATC includes these proteins:
- the lptE gene encoding LptE family protein, whose amino-acid sequence is MSARLKLGKALMLLLLVLSAAGCGYHFTADSGTRLPAGQRVWVPFFKNSTSCANGSVALKRAVFDQFAEQRTILPAASAEQADLILEGTLTGYSAGVVSYSAADKAREYRLTITADITVRQRGAAKESTPLWRGTLSAWQDYPVAATIELQRSNEDAALTAASRKLAQQLIWSLEQQY
- the leuS gene encoding leucine--tRNA ligase, whose amino-acid sequence is MSADQKYTPAEVEAKWQQQWEAQKTFKVTEDPSRKKYYLLEMFPYPSGRIHMGHVRNYSIGDVVGRFKRMRGFNVLHPMGWDAFGMPAENAAIKNNCHPAAWTYENMAYMRDQLKQMGLSYDWDRELATCDVSYYRWEQKLFLEMYKRGLAYKKQSFVNWCPSCETVLANEQVEDGGCWRCDTEVVQKELEQWFFKITDYAEELLEFTNKLPGWPERVLTMQRNWIGKSIGCEIDFQLDGREGEIRVFTTRPDTLFGATFMSLAPEHPKALELTTADRRAEIEAFIDKVKKTDRIARTADDLEKEGVFTGSYCINPATGCKMPIYLANFVLVEYGTGAVMAVPTHDQRDFEFAQKYELPLVVVIQPEAEQLDPARMTAAFTDVGVMTNSGQFDGQKSDSAKEAIAAWLEQQGKGKKTVNFRLRDWGVSRQRYWGSPIPIIYCDCCGAVPVPDKDLPVVLPHDVQFTGEGGSPLATLESFTKVDCPLCGKPARRETDTMDTFVESSWYFLRYCCPDFEGGMLDKARAQYWMSVDQYIGGIEHAVLHLLYARFFTKVMRDLGYVDVDEPFTNLLTQGMVIKDGAKMSKSKGNVVDPDALIKRYGADTARLFSLFAAPPEKDLDWNEQGVDGCYRFLNRVWKLVHENIETVLSAPALDPAALTDEERSLRRAVHKTLKKVTEDIDERFHFNTAIAAVMELMNTLQGARLATPQAAAVMKEALELVVTMLAPFVPHITEELWQSLGHATPLSATVWPAWDSEAVVDEELLVVVQVNGKLRSKLSVAVGIDEEAIKQLALADDKVKVFTDGMQIRKVIYVPGKLVNIVVG
- the cheB gene encoding chemotaxis-specific protein-glutamate methyltransferase CheB; protein product: MKPIRVLVVDDSAYSRRSISKMLEGMPGVEVVGYAVDGEEGIRQVISLKPDLVTLDLEMPRMDGFTLLRILTSRFSLPVLVISALSDADKVFRALEMGALDFVAKPIQGNALELNSIELDLKWKVKQIMVSLLSKKARQTAPLPELDKPRKPLRSAGKRAVELVAIASSTGGPPALQSIFSSFDQSYPFAVVVAQHMPHGFTRAFADRLNRTSPFTVREAHDGDPVEPGLALIAPGGCNLLLEEVGAGIRARVKPPEASDRYVPSADVLFTSCAPLYGSRMLAVVLTGMGNDGSKGVVAVKERGGQVLAESEDSAVVYGMPREAVATGCVDRIVPLPGISQAILACGGFGSPKLIL
- a CDS encoding CheR family methyltransferase, whose amino-acid sequence is MSEEEFRLLRDLVYSHCGLWFDDQNSYLLEKRLSRRLVVHQLKSFREYYQLLRFNRKRDQELEEIMDLLTTNETYFFREEYQLKAFSDEIVPEICAARGAREHNHRIRVWSAGCSTGEEPYTIAMLLLEMDCLRDWSIEIVGTDISQRVLQHARRGIYGASAFRSTDDYYKNKYFAQQPEGGFRVLDNVRKLVTISHLNLLDSTRMKMLGSFDLIFCRNVIIYFDQPAKKKVVESFYQVLRDSGYLLLGHSESLMNITTLFNLRHFKNDMVYQKPVSSPAGGV